The DNA sequence caaatggggAAACCGAGGTTAAGTGAGGTAGTGTAAATTGTTTGTTGATGGAGGAACAGGGATTTGAACTTGGGACTCTGTTCTTCACAGCAGATGGTCTTTTCATTGTGTCATACTTCCATTCGCACACATGAACTTACATATAGGAGCCAATTTTGGGAATAACTATcataaagaaaagagaactaacttcttaatattcttctttttgtctttcacccTTTATCTTTAGAACAGAAGAGATTACACTATATCTGAGATGGAGACTTTCTCTCTGCTGCTGCTGGGAATGGGGTTGATGCTTTCAGGAGCTTCAGAAAGCACAGTGGAGAtaattaaagaagaatttgcaaaggaagaaatggaatatGACATAGCAAAAAGTGACGAAGTAAAACAGACTACAGAGGTATCAATGAATTTAACCCTGTTAGATAAAAATACCAGCCTCAGTATGTCTTCTTCATTATTGACATTCAGAAAGTTACATTATAACTTCCCTAAAGGAAACAGTCCAGATAATGGCAACGAATATTGTGATCCCATGATGGTCCAGAGAATGATGTCTGAAGCTAATGGGTCATGCAAGTTGAACAAAAACTGCATCCATGGGACCATGGAAATGATCCACCAGGTCCACAAGGTCCGCAGCTGCAAGTGTGGACAGAATTCTGGCATTAGCTTCTGTGACAGCCCAGAACTGGAGACCACTAAGTGCCAGCTGaatacagaaaaacaattttCCAGGTGTCAACACCATAGTGTTACcttattaaagaaaatgttgATCATTCTGACGGGTCATTCACTGATGAGCTGGTTAGTTAGTATCTCTAAGCTGTAAATACCACAGGTCATTGAGACTAGGGTCTATCTGAAGAAAGGCATACCTGTGCTCGTtaccatttctttccttctgttatcCTATAAACTCTTTCAGCCCTATAGTGAACTCTTGTTTATTTATATTAAGTGGAAGAGtgaaaaatccaaaattgtgCCTAACTCAATGAAAACTTACAATTGTTCCTAGAGTACAAATGTAGTCTTCCCCTGACTCCCTCCTCCCCTTTCTGAGTAAAACTGAATTAAATCCTAGATTATCTATAAAGTTAAGAAGCTGAGTACATTCAACTAGGAAGAATTAAGGTGAGATGTTCCAAAGCTGGTGAGGATAATTGAAAGTTAGTTGTATAGCCACTGAGACTATTCAGAGAAAGGGTGAATGAGTGTGGGAAGTATTATTATCACTGTCTTTCTTCACAAAAGTGTGTACATTGATGCATACACACACGTGTGAGCATATACCCATGCAGCTATGGGTCTGTCTGCCCTCCAGAAGATGCCAGAGATCCTTTGCCTTAGCTGTTGCTTTCAGGCATTGCAAACAGTTCCAATCCCAAGCAATCTCCATTTCTCTATGCTTATTACTATCTATTTTACATGTTGCTGTAAAGGGAGGAAATACAGCTCGTACTGCAATTTTTACTCAAGCATATCTTGCTACCCTGGGCTGTAGGAGAGGCATGACAA is a window from the Tamandua tetradactyla isolate mTamTet1 chromosome 14, mTamTet1.pri, whole genome shotgun sequence genome containing:
- the RNASE11 gene encoding putative inactive ribonuclease 11, which encodes METFSLLLLGMGLMLSGASESTVEIIKEEFAKEEMEYDIAKSDEVKQTTEVSMNLTLLDKNTSLSMSSSLLTFRKLHYNFPKGNSPDNGNEYCDPMMVQRMMSEANGSCKLNKNCIHGTMEMIHQVHKVRSCKCGQNSGISFCDSPELETTKCQLNTEKQFSRCQHHSVTLLKKMLIILTGHSLMSWLVSISKL